Genomic segment of Coffea arabica cultivar ET-39 chromosome 1e, Coffea Arabica ET-39 HiFi, whole genome shotgun sequence:
TTTAGTGGTTCTTTTAGAACCAATTTCTGACTTTAATCAATTGGAGGTTGTTAAGCACTTTCTTCGTTTTGATAAGGCAATAGGTTTTGCTCAAGATAAAATTTGGTGCCTATGGGGTGAGGAGTTTGGTATCGTGTTTACAGAACACGCCGAACAGCTAGCCCATGCTAGGATCATGTTTCGTTCTGGTTTTTGTTTTGAGTCTTCGGGAGTGTATGCAAAGTGCACTAGAGTTGGTAGAAGACCCCTTTGGGAAGCTATGGAGTTGTTGAACGGTGATATGGTGAGACCTTGGATGGCAGTGGGAGACTTTAATGTTGTCTCCTCTGCAGGGGAACAAGTGGGCGGTTCTTCTATGAACATGCGAAATGTTGATGAGTTTAATACGGCTATGTTTAATTGCGGGTTAGCTTCAGTGGAGTTTGAGGGGCAACCTTTTACTTGGACAAATGGTGTCATGTGGCAAAGATTAGATCGGGCTCTAGTCAATGCTTGATGGATGGATAGCTACCCTGTCACAAAGGTTATGCACTTGGCTCTTGGACACTCAGATCACTCGCCTCTGCTAATTAAGTGTAAGAATGACAGAGTAAGATGTTCTTCTTTTCGCTTCCTCAACTTTTGGAGTACTCATCACCAGTTCATGGGAGTGGTGGCGGAGGATGGAAAAAATCGGTCTCCGAGATAGGCATGGTTGGTTTTGTTCAGAAGCTAAAGCTGGTTTGACGGCTCTTATGCTTTTCGAATCATGATGTCTTTGGAAATATCTTCTCTAAGGTGAAAACAGCCGAGGAGAACTACAAGCTAAGGGAAGTGGAGTTTGATACCAACAAAGACGATTTGTGAAAGTTGCGGTTGAATGAAGCCTGAGTTGTTTTCTCCCGTGAACTTGTGGTGGAATGTTCTTATTGGCGCCAAATGTCGAATATCAGATGGTTGAAAGAAGGGGATGCTAACATAGCGTTCTTCCATGGGGTTGTTAGGCAAAGAAGAAATATGAATTTTATCTCTCGGGTCAAAGAGAAGGATGGCTCGTGGGTAGATTCCGTGGGGCTTATTCAAGTGTCAGCAATAGCGTTTAATTCTCAACTATTTGAATCGGAAGGTCGACCTAAAGCCCCTTAATTTAATTTTGAGGTCCCCAAGGTGACGGATGTGGATAATGCCATGCTTCTTGCACTTCCTTCGTTAACGGAGTTAAAAGAGGTGGTATTTTCGATGGACATCAATAGCATGCCTGGGCTAGATGGATTTGGAGCTGGATTTTATCAGTCATGTTGGGATATCATCAAAGTGGATCTGTTGTAGGCAatacatgattttttttttcctgggaGTGGAGCAACCCAAGTACTAGTCCAGTTCCCTCCTACTTCTCCTTCCAAAAATTGATGGAGCTCATCGAAGGAAGGATTTCCGTCCAATTAGTCTATGTAATGTGTCTTCAAAAATTATCTCTAAAGTTATAGCAAATCGGATTGGTTGGTTGCTCCCTTCTCTTATTTCTCAGTGGCAAACGGGGTTTGTACCGGGTAGGGGTATTGTTGATAACGTGCTATTGGCCCAAGAGTTGATTTTGGATTTGGACAGACAACTAAGCATTCCAAATGTTATTTTCAAGCTTGACATGAAGAAGGCTTATGATCAAGTGGAATAGTCCTTTCAGAATACTATGTTGCGAATGTCCGGTTTTGGAGAACAGGTAGTTGATTTACTGTTCCGAACATTCGCGAACTCATGGTTTTTGGTCCTAATCAATGGTGAACCTTGAGGTTTCTTTAAATCCACGAGAGGGGTTAGACAAGAGGATcccctattttgaactttgTTTCTGTTCGTGGAGGAGTTTCTCGGCCAAGAGCTACATCAGTTGTTCTTGGGAAATGAGCTATGGTTCTATGGTTCGGCTGGGGGTAAGGTTCCCTACCTTGCTTTTGCTCACGACCCTATCATTTTCACTAGGTGTGCTGCAGGGTGTTTACAGGTTGTACTTGATTTTCTGGGGAACTGTCAGTCTTATTCGGGACAAAAAGTTAATACAAATAAAAGCTACTTTGTTTGTTCTCCTCGAGATAGGGCTGAGCATTTGACTTTGGTATCTTCTATCCTTGGTTTTTGTCAGCAGTCTTTTCTGATGTAATATTTGGGGTTCCCCCTGGTGAAGGGTTAGTTGAAATGTATAGTGTTTGACGGTCTTATTTCAAAATTTCGGCAGCCCCTCTTccattggagttccaaattgCTCGACATGGGAGGCAAAATTGTCCTCATCCGACATGTGCTAAGTTCTCTCCCCATGTATCTATTGTAGGTGGTGCATCCTCCTAAGGCAGTATTAATGACTCTTGGGAGGATTTACAACTCTTTCTTGTGGGACAATAGTGCGGAGTCAAAGCGGCTTCATTGGGTTGCATGGGACTGGTTGTGTTTTCCCAAGGAAGAAGGGGGGTTGGGGTTCTGATCTTTCTCAGATGTCTCACGTGCCTTTACATGTAAATTGTGGTGGCGGCTAAGAAAGCACGAGTCGATATGGTCCAAGTTTATGCACCAAAAGTATATTAGAGGAGTTCACCCTTCGATGGTGGTTGTCCTTCGACCCTCTGTGGGGTGGAGATGTGTCCAGGAAATTCGACTCATTGCTGAAAGTTAGATTCAGTGGTTTTTAGGTAAAGGATTGGTTGATTATTGGCGTGATGCATGATGCATGATGCTTTGACCAGCCTTTGGCTAAGCTAACAGGGGTTGCTGACCCCCCATATGCTTGTGGGAGAGTTCTATGACGCTCAGGGGTGGAATGAACAGCGGCTTCGACGTTGGTTATCTCCATTTCTGATTGCCTATGTTTTCCAAATTCCATTCTCAAGACATCAGGAGGATTGCATTGTGTGGGCTCTAGCTCCCTCTGGGGAATTCTCTGTATCATCTACCTGGGAGGAGGTTCGCCAGAGGAGGAGCCTGTCATTGGTTGATAGTTTTCTGTGGAACTCTGTCACCCCACTTAAGATCTCCTTTTTCGCCTGGCGACTTGTGCGCCGGTAGCTTCCTATTGATGAGATAATCCAGATGCGTTCGATTTGGTGTCTGGATGTTACTGTTGTAGCACAGATGTAGAATCAGTTGAGCGCCTTTTTGTGGAGGGTCCGATGACTGTATAGGGTTTCTTTGCGCGTCAGTTTGGGATTTTAAACCTGAGGAGCAGAGGCGTCTCGTCGATGTTAGTAGCTTGGTTCTTGTCAAGAATCATAAGTGATGCGACGTAGTTTGGAGCATTGCGGCATCGTTTTGAAGATTGCCAGGAGAAATAAGTAGTGCGACGTAGTTTGGGTATGAGTTCATAGTCTTGCGAGAAACGGTGCCGTTGCACTGAAATTTAGTTAGGAAATCTGTTATATTTGTTTCAGTTAGTTACAAAGTTAGTTAGCATTGAGAAGTGTAAATAATGCTATAAATAGCAAAAAGGTGAAGAAAGGCGGTAGTCAGATTCATAATCagatttttcaaatgaaaatatCTTCTCATTCCTCTCAATTCTCTCTCAGCTCATAAACacccctccctctctctctttcttccgCAAACTATCAGGTTGAATCCTGACAAGTGGTATCAAAGCCTTCAATCCTCGGTGGAATTCGCATAACTTTCGATGGCAGATGGTACTAGACTCAAGAATTTGGATGAACAACTCAGGAAACTAGAGACTAGGGTTCAGATTCAAGTCGATTCCATGTAAGCAGAGCTACAGGAAACTTGAACGCACGTAGATACCAGAATGGAGGAGCTCGATTAGAAGATTGATGCATTAATGGCAGGAATGGAGACGAAGTTGACTTCATTTCTTCAAGCTCTCAACAGAGATAGAGTAGCTGCACCAGGCGAATCTCCTCCACAAGAAAATACTCCTTTATTGTCCAATCCACATATAAGATGAAAGGAATAGGGTGATCAGTCAGCAGCAAGCAAGGAGTGTAGGGTTACAGTTCCGAATCCTCCTAAGGTAGATCTTCCTTTCTTTGAAGGGGACAGGCCTCAGGAGTGGATCAGGAAATGTGAGAAATATTTTCTCATTCATCAACTTCCTGAGGACCAGAAATTGGAAGTAATGGAGATGTATCTGGTAGGGAAAGCAGAAATATGGTTTCAAGGAGTCAAGAGGAGCAAGGGAAGAATCTCTTGGGAAGAATTCTATGAATTATTGAAGAGGAGGTTTGGAGATCGAGAAAGAAGAGATGAGGTGGAGGAATTCATAAACTCTACCAAACCAGCATTGTCAAGGACTACCAGGAGAAATTTGAGGAACTGAGTTCCTTGATGTTAGTAAGGGATCCTCACCTCTCTGAATCTTACTTTGTTTCCAGTTTCATTAGTGGCATTAAAGAGGAAATCAGGCCTATGGTTAAGATGTTAAAGCCTAATACCTTAATTGAGGCTTTTGAGATTGCAGAATGGCAGGAACAATCACTGGCATTGAATGGAAGGTATGCCAAAAACACTAGGAACTGGGAGCCTGTGAAAAATTCAAGGTCCTCCAGTCCCTTGTTAACATCCAACACAGGGGGGGAAGGTTTCATAACCATTTGaccaaaagaaggtaaattttgaGAGCACTAACCTAGAAAGTAGAAAGATCTCTCCTCAGGAGATCTTGCACAGAAAGAACAATCATCTATGTTTTAAGTATGGAGAGAGGTTTAGTCCTGGTCATCAGTGCAAGTATAGGCATTTGAATTTGATTCTGGAAGAAGATGAGGAACCTGAATTTCTTGAGGCCATTAGGGAATAGGATGAGTATACTGGCCATCCAGGGCAATCAGTAGATGTGTCCTTGCATGCATTGACAACCTCTATCAAGAGGAAAACTCTAAATTTGCAAGGGGTGTTAAAAGGAAAAACTATATCTGTTCTGGTTGACACTGGCAGCACTAATAATTTTCTGAATTCCACATTACTAAATACCATGATCTTCAGGACAGCTAAGATGACACCACTAAGGGCCACAATTGTTGATGGGACCAACATTTCCATGGAACTGTTTTGTCCCAATGTGACATGGAGCATCCAAGGGTATAACTTTAGCTTTCCTTTGGTAATCATGGAACTAGGGACATGGGATATGATACTTGGAGTAGATTGGATGGTGCAGTACAATCCTATCACATTCGACTTCAAACAGTTACTGATCAAACTATCAGAAGAAAATGGGGAAATGGTGTTTGAAGGTGCAGCTGAGCAACCCTCAATAAAACTAATCAGAGGAAAGGCAATAAAGAAATTCATGCAACAGAAACACAGAACCTTGGCATCAATCTGTTCAGTGCCTGAGGATAGCAACTCAGATGATGTAAGTTCACTCCCTAGTGAAATCTCAGAATTATTGCACCAGTTCTCTGATGTGTTTACTGAACCTACACAATTACCACCTGAAAGAGCACATGACCACACCATACCCTTGAAACCAGGGGCTCAACCTTTTAAACTCAAACCCTATAGGTATCCATACTCCCAAAAAACAGAAATTGAAAACCAAGTGTCCAACATGCTTCAAACTGGGATCATTAAGCCTAGTACTAGcccattttcttctcctgtCTTGCTagtcaaaaagaaagaaggtaCTTGGCGCTTCTGTGTAGATTACAGGTACTGAAATGACCTCACCATCAAGGATAGGTATCCTATTCCCAATATTGAAGAGCTCTTAGATGAACTATTTGGCTCTAAGTTCTTCAGCAAGATTGACCTCAGATCTGGTTATCACCAAATCAGACTCAAGGCTTGTGACATCCATAAAACAGCATTTCAAACTCACCAAGGCCATTATGAATTCCTAGTTATGCTTTTTGGCCTCACTAATACCCCTGCCTCTTTCCAATCCCTCATGAATGAGATCTTCCAGCCTTACCTCAGAAAATTTATACTTGTCTTCTTTGATGACATACTCATCTACAGTCCAGACCTCCAATCCCATGTAAACCACCTGAGAACAGTGCTGGAAATTTTGAGATCTCACCAGTTGTATGCAAAGATGTCTAAGTGCATGTTTGCTCAACTGAGAGTGGAGTACTTGGGCCATATCATATCCTACAATGGGATTGAAATGGATGCTACTAAGGTTGAATACATAAGAGCTTGGCAAGCGCTTGAAACTGTTAAGGCTTTGAGGGGATTTTTAGGCCTTACAGGTTATTACAGGAGGTTTGTGCAAGGTTATGGGCAAATCTGCAAGTCTTTGACTGAATTGTTGAGGAATGACTCTTTTGGCTGGAATGAATCAGCAGCCACAGCCTTCTAGAGTATGAAGGACATCATGAGTACCACTCCTGTGCTAAGAATGCCAGATTTTTCTAAGCCTTTTGTAGTGGAGACCGATGCTTGTAGTTAAGGCATAGGTGTTGTGTTAATGCAAGAAGGGCAACCCATAGCTTACCTCTGCAAAGCCTTAAGTCCTAAGAACTTGGGACTATCTATATATGAAAAGGAGTTGTTAGCTTTGGTGATGGTAGTGACAAAGTGGAAACACTACCTGCTGGGATACCATTTCATCATAAGAACTGATCACCAAAGTTTGAGGATTTTGTTGGAGCAAAGGCTGAATACACCAATGCACCATAAGTGCTTAACAAAGCTCTTAGGCTCCAATACAAGAAAGGAGCTGAGAACAAAGCTGCTGATGCCTTGTCCAGGAAGGGATTTTAGGAGGAGGATTCTGCAGGAAGAGCCTGTGTCAGTGAGGATTCCGCAAGGGTAGTATGTGCCATTTCTTGCATAAAGCCCCaatggttggtagatgtattTGAGAGTTATGAGGGTGACTCATCATGCCAAGAGAAGATTGCTCAATTGCTGATAGATCCTACTTCTGTTGTTGACTATAAGTATGCAGATGGGATTTTAAGCGTAAAGGGGAAGATTTATGTTGGAGATCATGGTAATCTGAGGAACCAAATCATTCAACATTTACATTCTTCTGCAGTAGAAGCCCATTCTAGTTAGTTGGGGTGCCTGAAGAGACTAGGTACAGTCTTCTACTGGCCTAGGATGAAGAAGGATGTAGTTGAATTTGTCAAACAGTGTGATGTCTGCCAGAGGAACAAGCATGAGAATGTTCCTTATCCTGGCTTATTACAACCTCTGCCAGTGCCCAACCAAGCATGGTCACAAATCAGTATGGATTTCATTGAGAGTTTACCAAATTCTGAAGGTTCTAACACTATACTAGTGTTTATGGACAGGTTCACAAATTCTCCCATTTCATCCCCCTCAAACATCCTTTCTCAGCAGTGGAAATTGCCAAGCTATTCTTAACACATGTTTTCAAACTCTATGGGTTACCAGATGTGATAGTCTCAGATAGGGACAAGCTCTTCACCAGTCTTTTTTTGCAAGAGCTATTTAGACTGGTTGGAACTCGCTTAAATCTTAGATTAGCCTATCATCCACAAACAGATAGTCAAAGTGAACGTGTTAATCAGTGTGTGGAGACATACTTAAGGTACATGAGTAGTGATATACCTCAGAAGTGGAAGTCATGGTTTCCTATGGCTGAGTGGTGGTATAACACTAACTACCACACCAGCCTTAAAATGACCCCATTTGAGGCCCTCTATGGTTACGAACCTAACTAGCTACCTCTGGGGTGCATTTCTGATACAATTGTTCTTGCAGCCAGTGATCTTGTTCGTGATAGGCAGACTGTATTGCAAATTCTTCGCCAGAATCTGACTCAAGCGCAGCAGCGAATGAAATTTTTTATAGATAAGAAGAGGAGTGAAAGAGCTTTGGAAGTTGCTGACATGGTTTATTTGAAGCTTCAATCTTACCGCCAGCAGTCTGTGGAAGTAAGGCGTTCCTCGAAGCTTGCCTCTAAGTATTATGGTCCTTTTCCTGTCCTTGCTCGTGTGGGAGAAATAGCTTAAAGCTTGGGGTTGTCTCAGGGTTCCAGAATTCACCTGTGTTCCACATTTCTATGTTGAAGAAGAAGTTGGGAGGTTCTCAAGTAGTCATGCCTGCATTGCCATTAATTGGTCCTGATGATGAGATTCAGGTTGCTCCTGAAATGGTACTCAAGAGGAGGGCCATACTGTGAAACCACCAACCAGTGTCACAAGTCTTGATCAAATGGGTCAATCTGAGATTCGAAGAAGCCACTTGGGAGGACATGGATTTCATCAAACACTAGTTTCCAGAATTCCATCCTTGAGGACAAGAATGCTCTGAAGGCGAGGGTATTGTTAGGAATCATAAGTGATGCAACGTAGTTTGGAGCATTGCGGCGTCGTTTTGAAAATTGCCAGGAGAAATAAGTAGCGTGACGTAGTTTTGGGTATGAGTTCATATTCTTACAAGAAACGGTGACGTTACACTGAAAGTTAGTTAGGAAATCTGTTATATTTGTTTCAGTTAGTTACAAAGTCGATTAGCACCGATGAAGTGTAAATAATGCTATAAATAGCAAAAGGGTGAAGAAAGGCGGTAGTCAGATTCATAATCagattttcaaatgaaaatatCTTCTCATTCCTCTCAACTCTCTCTCAGCTCATAaacacctctctctctctttctttcttccacaAAGGATCAGGATGAATCCTGACAATTCTCTTCACTTAGATCTGTCCCTTCGGGTTATGTTCGGGTAAGGGCTCCCTTACTCATTCTTTGGTTTATTTGGAAAGCGAGGAATCAAGCTAGATTTTGGGGGAATTGTTTTCGGCTTCCACGGTCATTGAACAAGTTGATTGGTGCATTAAGCAGTTGGGAGCGGCTGGGCTATTTCAGGAGAAGCACTTCATAAGAGATCGGGATCACCCATGGAGCGTGTTAGCTACAACGGGTCGTGGCAGGCATCGGTTGTGGTCTATTGCTTGGGCGCCACCTCCTTTTAACGCGGTGAAGTTAAATACGGATGCGAGCGTTTCTCCATCTAGGGCGTATGGCGGTGGAATTATACGGAATCATGATGGTCAGTTAGTTTTTGTTTCTACAAGGAGTTTGGGGAAGTTAACGTGCTTTTGGCAAAGGCTTTGGCTTTATGGTGGGGTCTACGATTTTGTCAATAGCAGGGGTTCAGGAATTTCACAATGGAGGGGGACCTGCTATCGTTGGTTTCACTAGTTAATTCAGATAAGTTGGAT
This window contains:
- the LOC140016103 gene encoding uncharacterized protein, yielding MFFFSLPQLLEYSSPVHGSGGGGWKKSVSEIGMVGFVQKLKLGLLTPHMLVGEFYDAQGWNEQRLRRWLSPFLIAYVFQIPFSRHQEDCIVWALAPSGEFSVSSTWEEGDQSAASKECRVTVPNPPKVDLPFFEGDRPQEWIRKCEKYFLIHQLPEDQKLEVMEMYLVGKAEIWFQGVKRSKGRISWEEFYELLKRRFGDRERRDEVEEFINSTKPAFFISGIKEEIRPMVKMLKPNTLIEAFEIAEWQEQSLALNGRTAKMTPLRATIVDGTNISMELFCPNVTWSIQGYNFSFPLVIMELGTWDMILGVDWMVQYNPITFDFKQLLIKLSEENGEMVFEGAAEQPSIKLIRGKAIKKFMQQKHRTLASICSVPEDSNSDDVSSLPSEISELLHQFSDVFTEPTQLPPERAHDHTIPLKPGAQPFKLKPYRYPYSQKTEIENQVSNMLQTGIIKPSTSPFSSPVLLVKKKEGTWRFCVDYSKIDLRSGYHQIRLKACDIHKTAFQTHQGHYEFLVMLFGLTNTPASFQSLMNEIFQPYLRKFILVFFDDILIYSPDLQSHVNHLRTVLEILRSHQLYAKMSKCMFAQLRVEYLGHIISYNGIEMDATKVEYIRAWQALETVKALRGFLGLTGYYRRFVQGYGQICKSLTELLRNDSFGWNESAATAF